From Salinicoccus roseus, the proteins below share one genomic window:
- a CDS encoding carboxymuconolactone decarboxylase family protein — translation MTTDVLYKQSYKNRFGEINKLAPEAAKAFGQFDQKAMAEGVLPAKLKELIAVAVAHVTGCPYCIDIHVKNLKKLEGSKEEMAESIMVATALKAGSAYAHSINALDAYDEVDGDSLYAKGGLKNLAQLNKVTPEINKAFQQFDAAAMQEGALTTKEKEIIAVAIAHVTGCPYCIEIHTGNAKKMDVTKEEIAESIFVATTLKAGSAYAHGINALNAYDE, via the coding sequence ATGACTACTGATGTACTATACAAACAGTCCTACAAGAACCGCTTCGGTGAAATCAACAAGCTTGCCCCGGAAGCCGCGAAGGCATTCGGACAGTTCGACCAGAAAGCGATGGCGGAAGGCGTGCTCCCGGCAAAACTTAAGGAGCTCATCGCTGTAGCCGTAGCCCATGTGACCGGCTGCCCCTACTGCATCGATATCCACGTGAAGAACTTGAAGAAGCTCGAAGGCTCCAAAGAGGAGATGGCCGAATCCATCATGGTCGCCACCGCCCTCAAGGCGGGCTCGGCATACGCCCACAGCATCAATGCACTCGACGCCTATGATGAAGTCGACGGCGACAGCCTCTATGCCAAAGGGGGCCTTAAGAACCTCGCCCAACTCAATAAGGTCACACCTGAAATCAATAAGGCATTCCAACAGTTCGATGCCGCTGCCATGCAGGAAGGTGCACTCACAACAAAAGAGAAGGAAATCATCGCTGTCGCCATCGCCCATGTGACCGGCTGTCCTTACTGCATCGAGATCCATACGGGAAATGCCAAAAAAATGGACGTCACGAAAGAGGAGATTGCAGAATCCATCTTCGTCGCAACAACATTGAAGGCCGGTTCCGCGTATGCCCACGGCATCAATGCACTGAACGCCTATGATGAATAG
- a CDS encoding PTS sugar transporter subunit IIA, translated as MLKKENILMDQTAGSKEEAIEMAGRLLVQQGAVEEAYIDSMLEREKVVSTFMGNGLAIPHGTDEGKTSVIESGLSLVQVPGGVDFDGNEAKVVLGIAGKDNEHLDMLQKIAVLFSEEENAEQVINASSADEIIALFENEEI; from the coding sequence ATGTTGAAGAAGGAAAACATTCTAATGGACCAGACTGCAGGATCGAAGGAGGAAGCAATCGAAATGGCCGGCAGGCTGCTCGTACAGCAGGGCGCCGTCGAGGAGGCCTACATCGATTCCATGCTGGAGCGGGAGAAGGTCGTCTCCACCTTCATGGGGAATGGTCTGGCGATCCCCCACGGCACAGACGAGGGAAAGACCTCCGTCATCGAGAGCGGCCTCTCCCTCGTACAGGTGCCGGGCGGTGTCGACTTTGATGGGAATGAAGCCAAGGTCGTACTCGGCATTGCCGGCAAGGACAACGAACATCTTGATATGCTCCAAAAAATAGCAGTGCTCTTCTCGGAAGAAGAAAACGCCGAGCAGGTCATCAATGCCTCTTCTGCCGATGAAATCATCGCACTCTTTGAAAATGAGGAGATATGA
- the rarD gene encoding EamA family transporter RarD, with the protein MSENSKGIIFALGAYLIWGFLPIYWKQVEHISSYELIAHRVLWAFVFMIVFILVTNRMHLFYKDLKFIFRDGKKIVALFAASAVITTNWLLYIVAVNNGHILDASLGYYINPLISILIGFVILGERFSKLQWVAIIIVFLGVTYLAVGLGSAPWISLSLALSFSIYGLIKKVINMDAVFALAVETFVLAPFALVYILFLEGSGGGNFGINADSLVMMGTGVITAVPLLLFSLGAQRIRLSLIGILQYFAPTIMLLLGVFMYDESFTDIHTVAYILIWSGLAIYTFSRIQEMRRQSAKKPRRRVSH; encoded by the coding sequence ATGAGTGAAAACAGCAAAGGCATAATTTTTGCCCTCGGGGCATATCTGATATGGGGCTTCCTGCCCATCTACTGGAAGCAGGTTGAACACATCTCTTCCTATGAACTGATCGCCCACAGGGTCCTGTGGGCCTTCGTATTCATGATTGTATTCATCCTCGTCACCAACAGGATGCATCTATTCTACAAGGACCTGAAATTCATCTTCCGGGATGGGAAGAAGATCGTTGCACTGTTTGCCGCTTCAGCCGTCATAACCACCAACTGGCTGCTTTACATCGTCGCTGTGAATAACGGACATATCCTGGATGCGAGCCTCGGCTACTACATCAATCCATTGATCAGCATATTGATCGGTTTCGTCATCCTGGGGGAGCGTTTCTCAAAATTACAATGGGTGGCAATCATCATCGTCTTCCTCGGTGTTACATACCTGGCTGTGGGTCTCGGATCCGCGCCATGGATCTCCCTTTCCCTGGCGCTGTCGTTCAGCATTTATGGCCTGATCAAGAAGGTCATCAATATGGACGCGGTATTCGCGCTGGCCGTCGAAACATTCGTCCTGGCGCCATTCGCCCTCGTCTACATACTGTTCCTTGAAGGGAGTGGCGGAGGGAACTTCGGCATCAATGCAGACAGTCTGGTCATGATGGGTACAGGGGTGATTACAGCGGTTCCGCTTCTGCTGTTCTCGCTTGGAGCCCAGCGCATCCGCCTGTCCCTGATCGGCATTCTCCAGTACTTCGCGCCGACGATCATGCTCCTGCTCGGTGTCTTCATGTATGATGAGTCATTTACGGACATCCATACGGTTGCCTATATACTGATATGGAGCGGCCTCGCCATCTACACCTTCAGCCGTATCCAGGAGATGCGCAGACAGTCGGCGAAGAAGCCGCGGCGGCGCGTCAGCCACTAG
- a CDS encoding BglG family transcription antiterminator, with protein MISSREKKIINELIYHNGAFLLIKELADTLGVSSRTIHRELKNVTDTLGQLGMELVREYRKGVKLELGPDDIDALTTFINTHAAKDLSNEEKKVALIYNLMLNPEGLKKSALAVELGVSEHKVDELIEQMTAPLGASGLEIRKTRAIGIQLVGDGLNKQNFLADMMVNELNSNSIYSVIENNFVFTSLVNSNIMELLEADTIFKVERLLMDELEVLPYQLTENAYLNLTLHIVLAIDRTEHSQSISIKQSLKDELWNTQEFEVSLALTKKLEEEFSIRFPEEEVYFICMHLRGSRRKSREADEDYSIELLTSAFIDSVSQRMNYPFYAYPELKEGLILHIEPTLHRMDSGIITANPLLDSIKESYPSLFEIVGECFRQHFKVENLNESEIGFLTIHFGGILHANPRIEVTTVCSSGIGTSRILANQLKSRFNNIFIRQELSISEIGDTDIHEGELVLSTVPLDLENYILVSPLLDANDEKKISEAIGHMDAAPLPKTAGTITMAEVNPDRVIQVSELYLNRTFIEQNHHTDALSSVRDALSSETTIEEEDIHRILRQMKERFEATGFIIGEDGFSYPHVRSPLIRHHQMVFIHNRGGIEDRNHLGDEVIVNHQIVLLVPEATLAVETISELSVLFGEHHMNIQKLFEEPQIMDEVIKNQIRTIYK; from the coding sequence ATGATCAGTTCTCGGGAGAAAAAAATCATCAACGAGCTCATCTATCATAATGGCGCCTTTCTGCTCATCAAGGAACTCGCAGACACCCTGGGGGTGTCCTCAAGGACCATCCACCGGGAACTGAAGAACGTCACCGATACGCTTGGCCAGCTCGGCATGGAACTGGTCAGGGAGTACAGAAAAGGCGTAAAGCTCGAACTTGGCCCGGATGACATCGATGCACTCACCACTTTCATCAATACGCATGCGGCCAAGGATTTGAGCAATGAAGAGAAGAAGGTAGCACTCATCTATAATCTGATGCTGAATCCGGAAGGCCTCAAGAAGAGTGCCCTCGCCGTGGAACTCGGGGTGAGCGAGCACAAGGTAGATGAGCTGATCGAACAGATGACTGCACCCCTTGGGGCGTCGGGCCTTGAAATCAGGAAGACACGCGCCATCGGTATACAGCTCGTCGGAGACGGACTGAATAAACAGAATTTCCTGGCCGACATGATGGTCAATGAGCTCAACTCGAACAGCATCTACTCTGTCATCGAGAACAACTTCGTCTTCACCTCCCTCGTAAACAGCAACATCATGGAACTGCTCGAGGCCGACACCATCTTCAAGGTGGAGCGTCTGCTCATGGACGAGCTGGAGGTGCTGCCCTATCAGCTGACTGAAAATGCGTACTTGAATCTGACGCTGCATATCGTGCTCGCCATCGACCGTACTGAACATTCACAAAGCATCTCAATCAAACAGTCCCTGAAAGATGAGCTGTGGAATACCCAGGAGTTCGAAGTATCGCTTGCTCTTACGAAAAAGCTGGAAGAAGAATTTTCCATCAGATTCCCGGAAGAGGAGGTCTATTTCATCTGCATGCACCTCCGGGGCAGCAGAAGAAAGTCCCGGGAAGCTGATGAGGATTATTCCATAGAGCTGCTGACCAGTGCATTCATAGATTCGGTGAGCCAGAGGATGAACTATCCCTTCTATGCCTATCCTGAGCTCAAGGAGGGACTGATACTGCACATCGAACCCACGCTCCATCGGATGGACTCCGGCATCATCACCGCCAATCCTTTGCTCGATTCGATAAAGGAAAGCTATCCCTCACTGTTCGAAATCGTCGGTGAATGCTTCCGCCAGCACTTTAAAGTGGAGAACCTCAATGAATCGGAGATCGGTTTCCTGACCATTCACTTCGGCGGCATCCTCCATGCCAATCCAAGGATTGAAGTGACGACGGTCTGCTCCAGCGGAATTGGTACAAGCCGGATCCTGGCGAACCAGCTGAAGAGCAGATTCAACAATATATTCATACGTCAGGAACTCTCGATATCCGAAATCGGGGATACGGATATCCATGAAGGCGAACTGGTGTTGAGCACAGTGCCGCTCGACCTTGAAAACTATATACTCGTCAGTCCCCTGCTTGATGCCAATGACGAAAAGAAGATTTCAGAAGCGATTGGCCACATGGATGCCGCCCCGCTTCCAAAAACGGCGGGGACCATCACAATGGCAGAAGTCAATCCTGACCGCGTCATCCAGGTTTCGGAACTCTACCTCAACCGCACCTTCATTGAGCAAAACCACCATACAGATGCCCTCTCCTCCGTCCGTGATGCCCTGTCTTCGGAAACGACCATTGAAGAGGAAGACATCCACCGGATCCTCCGACAGATGAAGGAACGGTTTGAAGCAACAGGCTTCATCATTGGAGAAGATGGATTCTCCTATCCCCATGTCAGATCTCCGCTCATCAGACACCACCAGATGGTTTTCATCCACAATCGCGGAGGTATAGAGGATAGGAACCACCTTGGGGACGAGGTGATCGTCAACCACCAGATCGTATTGCTTGTGCCTGAAGCTACACTCGCAGTCGAGACGATCAGCGAGCTGAGTGTACTGTTCGGCGAGCACCACATGAATATCCAGAAACTGTTCGAAGAGCCTCAAATAATGGACGAAGTAATCAAGAACCAGATACGGACAATCTATAAATAG
- a CDS encoding catalase gives MSRKKDELNQRDTIDNTKEAPLTTNQGLPVSEDEFSLKAGERGPTLMEDFHFREKMTHFDHERIPERIVHARGFAVHGEFEVYESLEKYTRAKFLTEPGKKTPVFTRFSTVAGNRGSMDIPRDVRGFATKFYTEEGNFDLVANNMPVFFMQDAIKFPDFVHAVKPEPHNEIPQAASAHNTFWDWVSENTESAHMVMWLMSDRAIPRSLAMMEGFGVHTFRLVNAEGKSHFVKFHWKPKFGTHQVLWDEAQMINGKNIDFNRMELWQNIEKGIPAEFELGLQVIPEEDEFEMEFDILDPTKLWPEEEVPVQIVGKMTLNQNVDNYFAETEQVAFHPGHVVPGIDFSNDPLLQGRLFSYTDTQLIRLGGPNFHQIPINRPVCPFANNQRDGYNQMYIHKGETSYSNNTINNNQPEPLAPEKGGYEHYSEKVEGRKVRARSDSFKDHFSQAKLFLNSMSETERQHIYDALSFELGKCDMEIRENAIYKLLNKIDRDMTEYVADRVGVEAPSEVEESTYSKRSPALSMENTEFSLETRTVGVMLTPDVAEQTLKETKSKLEEQGLQVTFISDKIYKIGDITLDETFDTVHCVLFDSMILLKGEEKPPAPVIENLEIAYKHKKAIGYGIDSGDIFDMLSFTKDDKGVADIEKDLDGFLEAVKGHRVWDR, from the coding sequence ATGTCCAGGAAAAAAGATGAACTGAACCAAAGGGATACGATCGACAATACGAAGGAAGCACCTTTGACCACGAACCAGGGGTTACCCGTGAGCGAAGATGAGTTTTCTCTCAAGGCCGGTGAACGCGGCCCCACACTGATGGAGGACTTCCATTTCCGTGAAAAGATGACCCACTTCGACCATGAGCGGATTCCCGAGCGTATCGTCCATGCACGTGGATTTGCGGTACATGGTGAGTTTGAAGTGTATGAATCATTGGAAAAATACACGCGTGCCAAGTTCCTCACCGAACCCGGCAAGAAGACTCCTGTGTTCACACGTTTTTCCACAGTAGCCGGCAACCGCGGTTCCATGGATATCCCGCGTGATGTGCGTGGCTTCGCAACGAAATTCTATACAGAAGAAGGCAACTTCGACCTCGTGGCCAACAACATGCCGGTGTTCTTCATGCAGGACGCAATCAAGTTCCCCGACTTCGTCCATGCCGTAAAGCCTGAACCACATAATGAAATCCCACAGGCGGCTTCCGCCCACAACACCTTCTGGGACTGGGTATCGGAGAATACCGAAAGTGCTCATATGGTCATGTGGCTGATGAGTGACCGCGCCATTCCAAGAAGCCTTGCCATGATGGAAGGTTTCGGCGTCCATACGTTCAGACTGGTCAATGCAGAGGGCAAAAGCCACTTCGTCAAATTCCACTGGAAGCCGAAATTCGGTACCCATCAGGTACTATGGGATGAGGCACAGATGATCAATGGTAAGAATATTGACTTCAACCGCATGGAACTGTGGCAGAACATCGAAAAAGGCATCCCTGCAGAATTCGAACTTGGACTGCAGGTCATTCCAGAAGAAGATGAATTCGAAATGGAATTCGATATCCTGGATCCGACCAAACTGTGGCCTGAAGAGGAAGTGCCTGTACAGATCGTCGGCAAAATGACATTGAATCAGAACGTGGACAACTACTTCGCGGAGACTGAGCAGGTTGCGTTCCACCCAGGACATGTCGTTCCCGGCATCGACTTCAGTAATGATCCATTGCTGCAGGGCAGACTTTTCTCCTATACGGACACCCAGCTGATCCGTCTCGGCGGGCCGAACTTCCACCAGATTCCAATCAACCGCCCGGTATGTCCATTCGCCAACAACCAGCGCGATGGCTACAACCAGATGTACATCCATAAAGGCGAAACATCCTATTCCAATAATACGATAAACAATAATCAGCCAGAACCTCTGGCTCCGGAAAAAGGTGGATATGAGCATTACAGCGAAAAGGTCGAAGGCAGAAAAGTCCGTGCCAGAAGCGACAGCTTCAAAGACCACTTCAGCCAAGCCAAACTTTTCCTGAATTCGATGTCCGAGACTGAAAGGCAGCATATATATGATGCCTTAAGCTTCGAACTGGGCAAATGTGATATGGAAATCCGTGAGAACGCCATATACAAACTGCTGAACAAAATCGACCGTGATATGACGGAGTATGTCGCCGACAGGGTCGGTGTGGAAGCACCATCGGAAGTGGAGGAGTCCACCTACTCCAAACGCTCCCCTGCCCTCAGCATGGAGAATACCGAGTTCTCCCTGGAAACCCGCACAGTCGGTGTAATGCTGACACCGGATGTCGCCGAGCAGACATTGAAGGAAACGAAATCCAAGCTCGAAGAACAGGGTCTGCAGGTTACTTTCATATCTGATAAGATATATAAGATCGGGGACATCACCCTGGATGAAACATTCGATACCGTACACTGTGTACTCTTCGATTCAATGATCCTATTGAAAGGTGAAGAAAAGCCGCCTGCACCGGTTATCGAAAACCTGGAAATTGCGTATAAACATAAGAAGGCGATCGGATACGGCATTGATTCCGGCGACATATTCGATATGCTCTCCTTCACCAAGGACGACAAAGGTGTCGCAGACATTGAAAAGGACCTCGACGGCTTCCTCGAAGCGGTCAAAGGCCACAGGGTCTGGGACAGATAG
- a CDS encoding MarR family transcriptional regulator — MLNNQAGIDNMKRENDIVHNLRDIYGYGYTKVFSDVTDSVARMHISKTQMDIIKYIYLKGHATPSALASEMNVQRSAVTHTIKKLEKKNLVTVKQNELTNDRRSKLIYMTREAEELLEEFMDNILKKISEDVGELSREESRTLHDATLTILKYIPGGIDDETHS; from the coding sequence ATGCTCAACAATCAGGCGGGGATCGATAATATGAAAAGGGAAAATGACATCGTACATAACTTGAGGGATATATATGGCTATGGCTATACGAAGGTCTTCAGTGACGTGACGGATTCCGTTGCGCGCATGCATATTTCGAAGACCCAGATGGACATCATCAAATATATCTACCTCAAAGGCCATGCAACACCCTCTGCGCTTGCCTCAGAGATGAATGTGCAGAGGAGTGCCGTCACACATACAATCAAAAAGCTTGAAAAGAAGAATCTGGTGACGGTCAAGCAGAATGAACTTACAAATGACCGGCGCTCCAAACTGATCTATATGACCCGGGAGGCTGAGGAACTCCTCGAGGAGTTCATGGACAACATACTTAAAAAGATCAGTGAAGATGTCGGGGAGCTGTCCCGGGAAGAATCACGCACCCTGCACGATGCCACACTTACAATATTGAAATACATACCTGGAGGTATAGACGATGAAACACATTCTTAA
- a CDS encoding PTS mannitol-specific transporter subunit IIBC, with protein MSEEKKGFSRKVQAFGSFLSSMIMPNIAAFIAWGLITALFIEAGWLPNEDLAGMVGPMITYLLPLLIAYTGGKLVHDVRGGVVGSTATMGIITAFPDSPMLLGAMIMGPLGGYLIKQVDRALVPRIRQGLEMLVNNFSAGILAFLLALFGFYGLGPVVSWLTNMLGRLVDIVVEAGLLPLASIFIEPAKVVFLNNAINHGVLTPLATEEVQEAGRSILFTLESNPGPGLGILVAYMVFGKGTARATAPGAAIIQFVGGIHEIYFPYILMKPLLVVAAILGGATGIFTFSLFGFGLSGPPAPGSIIAYFAMTPRGEHLIMFLGVFAAALVSFIVASLILKFTRQPDDDIVGATEKMEATKGRKSSVAGSLTQAEAAETETAEAAAFDYSKVDKIVFACDAGMGSSAMGAGMLKNKFKKEGLDIDVTNSAINQLKGDEDIIITQEKLTERAESKVPTAKHISVDNFLNSPKYDELTEELKREQKGAVTDSAEASDAAFDYSQVDKIVFACDAGMGSSAMGAGMLKNKFKKEGLDIDVTNSAINQLKGDEDIIITQKTLTERAESKVPEAKHISVDNFLNSPKYDELTEELKKHQK; from the coding sequence ATGTCCGAAGAAAAGAAAGGATTCTCCCGTAAGGTCCAGGCATTCGGCTCGTTCCTGAGCAGCATGATCATGCCGAATATCGCCGCCTTCATCGCCTGGGGTCTGATTACCGCACTATTCATTGAAGCCGGTTGGCTGCCAAATGAAGACCTCGCCGGCATGGTCGGCCCGATGATCACGTACCTCCTGCCGCTGCTCATCGCCTACACCGGTGGTAAGCTCGTCCACGACGTCCGGGGCGGAGTCGTCGGTTCGACTGCAACGATGGGTATCATCACAGCATTCCCCGACTCCCCGATGCTCCTCGGCGCCATGATCATGGGGCCGCTCGGCGGCTATCTGATCAAACAGGTCGACCGGGCGCTCGTACCGCGCATCCGCCAAGGGCTTGAGATGCTCGTCAATAACTTCTCTGCCGGCATCCTGGCCTTCCTGCTCGCGCTGTTCGGCTTCTATGGTCTTGGCCCTGTCGTATCCTGGCTGACGAACATGCTCGGAAGGCTCGTCGACATCGTCGTTGAAGCGGGCCTCCTGCCATTGGCGAGCATATTCATCGAGCCGGCCAAAGTCGTATTCCTGAACAATGCCATCAACCATGGTGTTCTGACACCGCTGGCCACAGAAGAGGTCCAGGAAGCAGGACGTTCCATCCTGTTCACGCTCGAATCCAACCCCGGTCCCGGCCTCGGCATCCTGGTCGCCTATATGGTCTTCGGCAAGGGGACTGCACGTGCCACTGCACCGGGTGCTGCCATCATCCAGTTCGTCGGTGGTATCCATGAGATCTACTTCCCGTACATCCTCATGAAACCGCTGCTCGTCGTCGCCGCAATACTCGGTGGCGCCACAGGCATCTTCACCTTCAGTCTGTTCGGTTTCGGTCTATCCGGTCCTCCGGCACCTGGCAGCATCATCGCCTACTTCGCCATGACGCCAAGGGGCGAACATCTGATCATGTTCCTCGGCGTATTCGCAGCCGCACTCGTATCCTTCATCGTAGCTTCACTCATTCTGAAATTCACACGCCAGCCCGACGATGACATTGTCGGAGCGACGGAGAAGATGGAAGCGACCAAAGGCAGGAAATCTTCCGTTGCAGGCTCCCTGACACAGGCTGAGGCTGCTGAGACGGAAACTGCAGAAGCTGCAGCGTTCGACTACAGCAAGGTGGACAAAATCGTGTTCGCCTGTGACGCCGGCATGGGTTCAAGTGCCATGGGCGCCGGCATGCTGAAGAATAAGTTCAAAAAAGAAGGGCTCGACATCGATGTCACGAATTCCGCCATCAACCAGCTGAAGGGCGATGAGGACATCATCATCACACAGGAGAAATTGACTGAAAGGGCCGAAAGCAAAGTACCTACTGCCAAGCATATCTCGGTCGACAACTTCCTGAACAGCCCGAAATATGACGAATTGACCGAAGAGCTCAAAAGGGAACAGAAAGGTGCTGTAACGGACAGTGCAGAAGCATCTGATGCAGCGTTCGACTACAGTCAAGTCGACAAGATCGTCTTCGCCTGCGATGCCGGCATGGGTTCAAGTGCCATGGGTGCGGGTATGTTGAAGAATAAGTTCAAGAAAGAAGGACTCGACATCGATGTCACGAATTCCGCCATCAACCAGCTGAAGGGCGATGAAGACATCATCATCACACAGAAGACGCTGACCGAAAGAGCCGAAAGCAAAGTACCGGAGGCCAAGCACATCTCGGTCGACAACTTCCTCAACAGTCCGAAGTATGATGAACTGACGGAAGAACTCAAGAAACATCAGAAATAG
- a CDS encoding mannitol-1-phosphate 5-dehydrogenase, with translation MKAVHFGAGNIGRGFIGKVLHDNGYEITFADVNEEIIDALNRDGKYTVHIAEENGGAYEISGVAGINTAKDAENLAQAIAEADIITTAVGVNILPIIAKTIAPHLEKRSEGKLLNIIACENAVLATDTLKAAIAAEVGTHAFTNIGFPNSAVDRIVPMQKNENILDVKVEPFYEWVIEADNWMGDDKLDGVNYVPDLMPYIERKLFTVNTGHAAIAYYGKTLGYTSVSEAMQDDEVVVFLRNVLNETTLYLTENYDFTQAEQSQYIDKIIGRFKNPYLSDDLDRVGRGVLRKLGPNDRIIKPLVYLHENGHDHDALSELVVHALKFDNEDDPEQVEMNQIISGKGMTHFLSEHSGLEKELLEEIEVKI, from the coding sequence ATGAAAGCCGTTCATTTTGGTGCCGGAAACATCGGCCGTGGGTTCATCGGCAAAGTACTGCATGATAACGGATATGAAATCACATTCGCAGACGTCAATGAGGAGATCATAGATGCGCTGAACAGGGATGGGAAATATACTGTGCACATCGCCGAAGAGAATGGCGGCGCCTATGAAATCAGCGGAGTGGCCGGAATCAACACTGCAAAGGATGCAGAGAACCTGGCCCAGGCTATAGCGGAAGCGGACATCATTACGACAGCGGTCGGTGTCAACATCCTGCCGATCATCGCAAAAACCATCGCGCCCCACCTGGAAAAGCGCAGTGAAGGGAAGCTTCTCAACATCATCGCATGTGAAAATGCCGTGCTTGCCACAGATACGCTGAAAGCCGCCATTGCTGCTGAAGTCGGTACCCACGCCTTCACGAACATCGGATTCCCGAACTCTGCAGTGGACCGCATCGTCCCGATGCAGAAGAATGAAAACATCCTTGATGTGAAAGTCGAACCCTTCTACGAATGGGTCATCGAAGCCGACAATTGGATGGGGGACGATAAACTCGATGGCGTGAACTATGTACCCGACCTCATGCCCTATATCGAAAGGAAGCTGTTCACCGTAAATACAGGACACGCCGCCATCGCCTATTACGGAAAGACGCTCGGTTACACGAGCGTTTCGGAAGCAATGCAGGATGACGAGGTTGTCGTCTTCCTGAGGAATGTGCTCAACGAAACGACCCTCTACCTCACAGAAAACTATGACTTTACGCAGGCAGAGCAGTCACAGTATATCGACAAGATCATCGGCAGATTCAAAAACCCATACCTCTCCGATGATCTCGACCGTGTCGGCCGGGGCGTGCTCAGGAAGCTTGGCCCGAACGACCGCATCATCAAACCGCTCGTGTATCTGCATGAAAACGGGCACGACCACGATGCCTTGTCGGAACTGGTTGTCCATGCCCTGAAATTCGACAACGAGGACGACCCTGAACAGGTGGAGATGAACCAGATCATCTCCGGGAAGGGCATGACGCATTTCCTTTCCGAACACAGCGGCCTGGAAAAAGAATTACTGGAAGAGATTGAAGTAAAAATCTGA
- a CDS encoding ATP-grasp domain-containing protein has product MAKIYVLHENPEWTDHLFKRLDELGLPYEDWLLSEGTVDLTAEPPEGVFYNRISASSHTRGNRYSPELTNAVLAWLEYHGRTVINGSRALQLEVSKVSQYLELEKHGVKTPNTVAAVGKDQILEAAKRFEGKSFITKHNRAGKGLGVQLFDSIEALEAYVGSEAFEAPVDGVTLLQDYIKSPDASITRCEFVGGEFVYAVRVDTSEGFELCPADACSIEDLFCPAGEQEEAEAPKFRIIRDFHHPILENYKEVLANNGINVAGIEFIQDEDGTLYTYDINTNTNYNSDAEAEAGQYGMLELAKFLGRELEAAGKEEVGNHR; this is encoded by the coding sequence ATGGCCAAAATATATGTACTGCACGAAAACCCGGAATGGACCGACCACCTTTTCAAGCGGCTGGATGAACTGGGGCTGCCCTATGAGGACTGGCTTCTGTCGGAGGGCACGGTCGACTTGACTGCAGAACCGCCGGAAGGCGTCTTCTACAACAGAATCAGCGCGTCTTCACACACGCGGGGCAACCGCTATTCACCGGAGCTTACAAATGCTGTTCTTGCGTGGCTGGAGTACCACGGCCGTACGGTAATCAACGGCAGTCGGGCCCTGCAGCTGGAAGTGAGCAAGGTCTCCCAATACCTGGAGCTTGAAAAACATGGCGTAAAGACGCCGAATACGGTGGCCGCCGTCGGTAAGGACCAGATCCTGGAAGCGGCGAAACGATTCGAGGGAAAATCCTTCATTACAAAGCACAATCGTGCCGGCAAAGGTCTTGGCGTCCAACTGTTCGATTCCATCGAAGCACTCGAAGCATATGTCGGCAGTGAGGCATTCGAGGCGCCGGTGGACGGTGTGACCCTGCTCCAGGACTACATCAAATCGCCGGATGCCTCCATTACACGCTGCGAATTCGTCGGCGGTGAATTCGTCTATGCCGTCCGTGTCGATACTTCCGAAGGATTCGAACTGTGCCCGGCGGATGCATGTTCGATAGAGGACCTGTTCTGTCCAGCAGGGGAGCAGGAGGAAGCAGAGGCCCCGAAATTCAGGATCATCAGGGACTTTCATCATCCAATCCTTGAAAATTATAAGGAGGTGCTCGCGAACAACGGCATCAATGTTGCAGGCATCGAATTCATCCAGGATGAAGATGGAACCCTCTACACTTATGACATCAATACGAATACGAACTACAATAGTGATGCAGAAGCCGAAGCCGGCCAGTACGGCATGCTTGAACTTGCCAAGTTCCTCGGCCGAGAGCTTGAAGCGGCAGGGAAAGAAGAAGTGGGTAATCATAGATGA